Proteins encoded within one genomic window of Kibdelosporangium phytohabitans:
- a CDS encoding SDR family NAD(P)-dependent oxidoreductase, translating into MRVRKTVVISGGTSGMGRATALGRIARGDRVIVIGSDPAKAVEGARFLRADLSSVAEVARVAREITEPVDALALFANRPQTERVETAEGLEHTFALYYLSRYLLGELLLPQLEAGQRAVVVNVAGVGVKAGRIHWDDMQLTRKYGVLRAQLQAGRANDLLGVSFSALGRRTRYVLYHPGFTRSGPQNLPIRLLARAFAKPVAESVAPIVDWISEPPEEPLTASDRGKAVPLSLPTLSPAAAARLAASTTALPALAALKGA; encoded by the coding sequence ATGCGTGTGCGCAAAACAGTGGTGATCAGCGGGGGGACAAGCGGCATGGGGAGGGCCACCGCGCTCGGGCGAATCGCGCGCGGCGACCGTGTCATCGTGATCGGCAGTGACCCGGCGAAGGCGGTCGAGGGCGCCCGGTTCCTGCGAGCTGACCTGTCGTCGGTCGCCGAAGTCGCCCGGGTGGCGCGCGAGATCACCGAACCGGTCGACGCCCTGGCGCTGTTCGCCAACCGTCCCCAGACCGAACGCGTCGAGACTGCGGAAGGCCTCGAACACACGTTCGCGTTGTACTACCTGAGCCGCTATCTGCTGGGGGAGCTGCTGTTGCCGCAGCTGGAAGCCGGTCAACGAGCCGTGGTCGTGAACGTCGCCGGTGTCGGCGTCAAAGCAGGGCGGATCCACTGGGACGACATGCAGCTCACCCGCAAGTACGGCGTGCTGCGGGCACAGTTGCAGGCCGGCCGGGCGAACGACCTGCTGGGGGTGTCGTTCTCCGCGCTGGGACGCCGGACGCGGTACGTGCTCTACCACCCGGGGTTCACCCGCAGCGGCCCGCAGAACCTGCCGATCAGGCTGCTGGCGAGGGCGTTCGCGAAACCGGTCGCGGAGTCCGTCGCGCCGATCGTCGACTGGATCTCCGAACCGCCCGAGGAGCCGTTGACGGCTAGTGATCGAGGGAAGGCCGTGCCGCTGTCGCTGCCGACGCTGTCCCCTGCGGCAGCCGCGCGGCTCGCCGCGTCGACCACAGCGCTGCCAGCGCTGGCAGCCCTGAAAGGAGCATGA
- a CDS encoding winged helix-turn-helix transcriptional regulator codes for MSGTNTDVPAVIAHELPNPVPHDELAACPVTDLFRRIGDKWSMLVVIMLGKRPYRYNELHRSIEGVSQRMLTRTLRTLEEDGLVRREVFPSVPPSVEYSLTPLGVSLLEPLSALAEWAVKNATSAVPTR; via the coding sequence ATGTCCGGTACGAACACAGATGTGCCTGCCGTCATCGCGCACGAGCTACCGAACCCGGTGCCGCACGACGAGCTCGCGGCGTGCCCGGTCACCGACCTGTTCCGGCGGATCGGCGACAAGTGGAGCATGCTCGTGGTGATCATGCTGGGCAAACGGCCGTACCGGTACAACGAGCTGCACCGCTCCATCGAGGGCGTCAGTCAGCGGATGCTCACCCGGACCCTGCGCACACTGGAAGAGGACGGCCTGGTGCGGCGTGAGGTGTTCCCGAGCGTTCCGCCGAGCGTCGAGTACAGCCTCACGCCGCTGGGTGTCAGCCTGCTCGAACCGTTGTCCGCACTGGCCGAATGGGCCGTGAAGAACGCTACTTCCGCCGTCCCCACAAGGTGA
- a CDS encoding DUF3618 domain-containing protein, translated as MSTHQDLQHEVEKTRRELSETVDELVNRMDISQRVRPLVQAVKDYRLPIALFALSLALTLWGRRK; from the coding sequence ATGAGTACCCACCAGGACCTGCAGCACGAAGTCGAGAAGACCCGCCGCGAGCTCAGCGAGACCGTGGACGAGCTGGTGAACAGGATGGACATCAGCCAGCGGGTCCGCCCGCTGGTCCAGGCGGTGAAGGACTACCGGCTGCCGATCGCGTTGTTCGCGCTGTCGCTCGCCCTCACCTTGTGGGGACGGCGGAAGTAG
- a CDS encoding phage holin family protein: MNSHDDERSVAKLVGDLAEQTSRLVKAEARLAAQEMTSKTKQALFGTGAFGVAGLLAFYGGMVLLACAVLGLATVLAPWLAALLVGAAVLVLAGIAALVGKSQLSKGVPPVPDDMGDRVREDIRIMTHPKKDVPA, encoded by the coding sequence GTGAACAGCCACGATGACGAGCGGTCCGTCGCCAAGCTGGTCGGTGACCTTGCCGAGCAGACCAGCAGGCTGGTCAAGGCGGAGGCGAGACTGGCCGCGCAGGAGATGACGTCCAAGACCAAACAAGCCCTGTTCGGCACGGGTGCCTTCGGGGTGGCCGGTCTGCTCGCGTTCTACGGCGGCATGGTGCTGCTCGCGTGCGCGGTGCTGGGCCTCGCCACCGTGCTGGCGCCGTGGCTGGCGGCGCTGCTCGTCGGCGCCGCCGTGCTCGTGCTGGCCGGGATCGCCGCGCTGGTCGGCAAATCCCAGTTGAGCAAGGGAGTGCCGCCGGTGCCCGACGACATGGGTGACCGCGTACGCGAGGACATCCGGATCATGACGCATCCGAAGAAGGACGTACCGGCATGA